A stretch of the Aegilops tauschii subsp. strangulata cultivar AL8/78 chromosome 4, Aet v6.0, whole genome shotgun sequence genome encodes the following:
- the LOC109740379 gene encoding uncharacterized protein isoform X2 codes for MQRISDTTTLPFAIHYLRSQIMEELDTSHLTERLLQGWSGLDDAEVVIFVGPVTAYAYSFNFSLLLLKGIGTFPARKRNRTVLLPKDKSKTMQTIKIQHQQ; via the exons ATGCAGAGGATCTCGGATACAACCACTCTGCCATTTGCTATCCACTACCTACGTTCGCAGATAATGGAGGAGCTGGATACTTCGCACCTGACCGAGAGGCTGCTGCAAGG GTGGAGCGGGCTGGACGACGCTGAAGTagtcatcttcgtcggccccgtCACTGCGTACGCATACTCCTTCAATTTTTCCCTCCTACTG CTCAAAGGAATAGGAACGTTTCCCGCAAGAAAAAGGAATAGGACTGTGCTCCTCCCAAAAGACAAAAGCAAGA CAATGCAGACAATAAAAATCCAGCACCAACAATGA